In Streptomyces rapamycinicus NRRL 5491, the genomic stretch CATCGGCCATACGCAGGCCGCCGCCGGGATCGCCGGGGTCATCAAGATGGTGCAGGCCATGCGGCACGGCATCGCGCCGAAGACCCTGCACATCACCGACCCGACCGCGCATGTGGACTGGTCGGCGGGGGCGGTGCGCCCGCTGACCGAGGCCGCGCCGTGGCCGTCGCGCGGCCGCCCGCGCCGCGCCGCCGTCTCCTCGTTCGGCATCTCAGGGACCAACGCCCACATCGTCGTCGAGGGCGTCCCCGCGCCCGATCCGGACCGGACGCCCGAGAGCGGCAGCACCATGCCGCTGCTGCTGTCCGGGCACACCGCGCAGGCGGTGGCCGACCAGGCACGGCGACTGGCCGTGGCGCTGGCCGGCGCCGCCCCCGACGACGTCGCCTTCTCGCTGGCCACCACCCGGCAGCACGAGCAGCACCGCGCGGTCGTCGTCGGCGGGGACCGCGACACGCTCCTCGCGGAGCTGGGCTCCATCGAGGCCCACGACGTGTGCACGGCCTCGGCCGGTGCGCTCGCCTTCCTCTTCACCGGTCAGGGAAGCCAGCGCGGCCGGATGGCGGCGGAACTCCACGCGCGGTACCCGGTGTTCGCCGAGACGTTCGAGCGCGTGTGCGCCGGATTCGACGAGCACCTCGATGCCGGGCTGAAGGCCGTGGTGTTCGACGGATCGGATCTGCTCGACCGGACCGATTACACCCAGGCGGCGCTGTTCACGATCGAGGTCTCCCTGTTCCGGCTGGTCGAGAGCTGGGGACTGCGGCCCGACTACCTCGTGGGGCACTCCATCGGTGAGCTCGCCGCCGCGCATGTGGCCGGTGTGCTCGGCCTGGCCGACGCCGTGACGCTGGTGGCCGCGCGCGGCAAGCTGATGCGGGCGCTTCCGGGCGGTGGCTGCATGGCCGCGATCGCGGCGACCGAGCGGGAGGTGCTGGCTCAGCTGCCGGGGGCGGACGGGCACGTGGAGATCGCCGCCGTCAACGGGCCACGGGCCGTGGTGATCGCCGGGACGAGCGGGCCGTCACCGGGCAGCTGCGCCACTGGGAGCAGCACGGCCGCCGCACCCGCAGGCTGCGGGTCGGCCACGCCTTCCACTCCGCGCACATGGAGCCCATGCTCGCCGACTTCCAAGCGGTCGCGGAGCGACTGACCTTCCACGCACCGGCGATTCCCATCGTGTCCAACGTGACCGGCCGGGTGGCCGCCGACGGCGAGCTGTGCTCCCCGGAGTACTGGGTGCGGCAGGTGCGCGCGGCCGTGCGGTTCGGCGACGGTGTGCGGTGGCTGTACGACCACGGCGTCACGGACTTCCTGGAGCTCGGCCCGGATGCCGTGCTGACGGCGCTCGGGCCGGAGTGCGTCGACGGGGACGCGCGGTTCGTTCCCGCGCTGCGCCGTGACCGCCCGGAGGCGGCCACGCTCACCGAGGCGGTGTCGAGGCTGTACGCACACGGTGTCGCCCTCGACTGGGCAGCCGTGTTCGAGGGCACCTCGGCACGGCGCACACAGCTGCCCACCTATCCGTTCCAGCGCAGGCGCTACTGGCTGGACCAGCCTCCCGGCGCCGGTTCCTCGCCGGGCGCGGTGGGGCTGCGCCCGGCCGGGCATCCCCTGCTCGGCGCACGGATCGCGCAACCCGGCGGCGATGCCGTGGAGTTCACCGGCGTCCTGTCCACGCACACGCATCCGTGGCTGGCCGACCATGTCGTGGGCGGCACCGTGCTCGTCCCGGCCACCGCCTTCCTCGAAATGGCCGTGCACGCCGGTGGCGTGACGGACCGTCCCACCGTCGAGGAGCTCCTGATACTTGCGCCACTCGCGCTGCTGCCCCACGAGAGAACCGAACTCCGGGTGGGTGTGCGGGAGAAGGACACCGACGGGCGCCGTGCGCTGAGCGTGCACTCCCGGCCGTCGGACGGCGACGCCGAGTGGACACTGCACGCGACCGCCACCCTCGCCCGCGCCGGCCGCCCCCAGCGGGCCCCCGGCCCCTGGCCGCCGGTGTCCGCCGCCGAGTTGTCCACACGGGACCTCTACCGCGGCCTGGCCCGGTGCGGGCTGGAGTACGGCCCGCGGTTCCGCCACGTACGCCGTGTCTGGCGCGCAGAGGACGAGGTGATCACCGAGGTCGAACTGGACGTGGACCTCGCGGGGCGGGCCGGCGAGTTCGCACTGCACCCGGCGCTGCTCGACGCGTGTCTGCACGGTGCCGGTGCGCTCGGCCTCTTCGACGGCGGGAAACTGCCCTTCTCCTGGCAGCGGACGGTCGTCCACGCCACCGGCGTCGCCGCCGTACGGGTCCACACCAGGCGCACCGGCGAGGACACGGTGGCGCTGAGGATCACCGACACCGCCGGGGGAGCGGTCGCCGACGTCGAGGCGCTGACCGTCCGCACCGCCGGCCCCGTGGCGCACGGCGATCCGTTCCTGACGGTCGACTGGGCGCCGGTCGCTCCGGCGTCCATGACATCCCGCGTCGCCGTACAAGAGGACGGCGACCTCTCCCGGTGCGCGGAGGAGCGTGCTGACCTCGTGGTGGTGCCGGTGCCCCCGGAAGCGGACCCGGTACTGCCCGGCGCCGCCCACGCG encodes the following:
- a CDS encoding polyketide synthase dehydratase domain-containing protein, with protein sequence MRVGHAFHSAHMEPMLADFQAVAERLTFHAPAIPIVSNVTGRVAADGELCSPEYWVRQVRAAVRFGDGVRWLYDHGVTDFLELGPDAVLTALGPECVDGDARFVPALRRDRPEAATLTEAVSRLYAHGVALDWAAVFEGTSARRTQLPTYPFQRRRYWLDQPPGAGSSPGAVGLRPAGHPLLGARIAQPGGDAVEFTGVLSTHTHPWLADHVVGGTVLVPATAFLEMAVHAGGVTDRPTVEELLILAPLALLPHERTELRVGVREKDTDGRRALSVHSRPSDGDAEWTLHATATLARAGRPQRAPGPWPPVSAAELSTRDLYRGLARCGLEYGPRFRHVRRVWRAEDEVITEVELDVDLAGRAGEFALHPALLDACLHGAGALGLFDGGKLPFSWQRTVVHATGVAAVRVHTRRTGEDTVALRITDTAGGAVADVEALTVRTAGPVAHGDPFLTVDWAPVAPASMTSRVAVQEDGDLSRCAEERADLVVVPVPPEADPVLPGAAHASAAGVLELVRSWITDERFASARLVLVTRSAVATRDGEEVPGLAQSPVWGLVRTAQREHPGRFVLLDLDADVEAARAVLDVLPRTSRSWRCAREHSSPLG